CACGCTTTTCATCACAGGGGTGTACACCCAAATTCGCGACAATTTCGCACCCCTCCGTTGTGCAAAATGGGTTTCGTTTGCCCGCGCTCTGGCGTTAGCATAGGCGCAAGCGTCTTCATACCGATTCGGGGTAGCCCTCACACTCGTACGTGCAAACGTGTTTTCAGCTTCGTTCCCTTGCGCATTCGTGCTAGCTAAATGCATTGGACAACTCTCAAAAAAGGGCATCGATTTAATCAGCACGTTGTTACCCATAAATTCGGTGACATTGTACCGTTCCCTATTCGTAGCATCATCATGGTTAGCGGAAAATTGTGCTGACCCGTTTCTTTCGTCCCCCTTGTTTTGTTGCCTCCTTCCATTGTCTGGGTCCTCTTTCGGGGAGTTGTGCGAGTTGCCTTTTGTGGCCTCCGCCTTGATGAGCACCTTGGGCCTAAAGCGTGCGTCTTTTTTTGCCTGCGTGAGTTTCGCGGCGCCATTCCCCTTGAGCTGTGCTGAGGAATCGTCACCGCGGCTGCGGACACTGCCGCTGCTGTTAGCACTACTGTTAGTGCTGCCCCCACCGCTagtgctgctcctccccgcATTGACCCCCTCCACCGTCTGCGAATAACCCGTCTGGCAGTCCACACTTCTGAAGAAGCGGCAGCCATAAAAACACTCGTATTCTACGTTAAGGAAGAGAAACAAATGGGGGCTGTCCCTAACTTGGTAAAGGAACAAGCCGTCATACGTGgcaacaaaatttttaaataaataatgagaCCGTCTTTGGCGGTGCACACTACACAAATCTGCCCCGCTCAAGTACAGAGAAAAATCGccactcatttttaaaataactgCGTTGctgtatttcctttttaattctaaatttacaaaatttctGTACATGCGATCGTTcctaaaattatatttttgcgtttccacgtgtgcaaaaaatttgcccGACTTCTTTTTCAACAGTTTGAGGTCTTCTCGGCAGTTTACGTTTGGCACACTTTCGCACACGTTCGTGAAATTTTCCCCAACGTGGGGGAGGCACTCGTGGAGagggcttcttccccttggtgcagatattttttctttttttgtttttttcccctccgccGGATCATTATTATCGCCTTCTAACTGGTTTGTATTGTCTCCACTGCGGAGGTCACCATGCCTGGTATCACTCTCCACGGCATCGTTTTCCGCGAAGTCACTCCCCTCGGAGCCCCCCCCTGCGTCCTCCCTTCCCACCTTGCGCTGTGCCCATTTCATGAATAGGTAATACTCCCTAAATTTGTAATCACCCTGCTGCCCCTTCCTCAGCAGAGCGCGCTCCATGAAGAGACAAATGAGCATATTTTTCCGCACCCCTTCTTGCTCTGCCATCCATCGGTGTGGCCCCTGCCCCACTTGTTCCGCTTCACCTAACGAGATGAGAAAAAACGGGTGGAAATAGTTAACCGTTTTGTGAAACTCTTCAGTTTCCTGTAGAATGTAGAACCCTTTATTCATGAGAAACAGAAGAAACGTCTCTATCAGGTCAAGTAGATTCACCACCAGGGGATGTTTTTGCAACGAATTCGGGAGATTAGTGTGACATTGCTGCGTGATGTGATCGATGCATTCGATCGTTAAGTAGTAGTCCACATCCAATGGGAGTATAAACTGGTGAGTATTGCTGCTGCTCGGATTGACGTTTGGCTCTACCCCTCCCTCTTTAGCGTGGTCTCCCCCCACGTGCGCACCATTTTGTAGATAATTACGTAAGCTGCTGATTTTACCGCTTGTGTGGGTTTGCTCCCTATGCAAAGGTGAGAAGCGCTTTTCGTTCTCTTCGTGGgtatttcttccttcacGCTGGGGCGTATACATCATGTTCGATTCGTTTGTCTCAAAATGATGGTCTCCACTTGGACTGAAATGGTCACCTGATAGATCGCTTCGTTTGTTCTCATCCtggtgtgcctttttttcatccatTAGTTGTGGCTCCGTAGActgttttttgtttcctttttgtgtttcctCTGTGCGGGGGTCTACTCCCTTTTCCGTGTCTCCCTGAGAGCTCTCCTCGCTGGAAGATCCCTCACTTCTGGTGCTACCCTTTGTGTAGTTATTCGCCGTGGAtgcctctccattttgcgcagACTCCCTTTCGTCATGATTAAGCAGGTGCTCGATGTTGACGGAGGAGAGGGTCCTACTGATGGAGGCGGGGCCCACGCCAAACCTACTGCTGTTCCACTTTTTGcacttgtaaaaaatgtcatatGTAGATATGTATCTCACCAAATTGTTTATTGCGCTGTTGGCATGGAGCAGCGGGAGAATCCACCTGGGGAGGAAATTACTGCGGGGGGGTTCGCCGTAACTGATGCTTTCGGAACTGCTCAGGGAGGGCTCCGCCATTTGCAAGCCCATTTGTAagcccatttgtgtgccccCCTTCCCCTGGCTCGCCTCCAGCCCAGACCCCCCCTGCTTGTATACCAAACGGGAAACCCTTTTCCGAAACAAATCCAGAGAAAACGCTGGGTGcgcataattaaaattggaCACATCAAAGTGCTCATCGTTGCATATGCTGCTGAAAAGATCATTATATAGGGACGCCGatgaagtttttttctcaaagggggaagactTAACGTTGCTGTTTGGACGAAGTTGCTGCCTCAAGTTGGGctccttttgctttccccttttctttgcatatttacaaatgttgtatttaaaaaaggggaaatattCCAGCTTGGAGTTGCTTTCCTGCTCCTGATACTCATACCAATTCGTTTTCTCAAGGGGGGTGTTCAGCACGATGAGGACGGAGCAGTTGGGGAGGCAGCCCCCCGTTGCTCCTACCGCTCCAACTCCTCCTACCGCTCCAACTCCCCCTACCGCTCCAACTCCCCCTACCGCTCCTCCTCTTGCACCACTTGGGTAAACCCtcttcataatatttttctgtatcagcttttccatttttcgcaACTCAATTTCTTCCACCATGCCGTAATGGCTGTAGGCATAACTGAGTAGCTTCCGTTCGCACTCTTCACCGTAGTAGTCCCTCACATGGGAGGTGCATAATGCGTCCGAGCTGTTAGAGCTGTGAGAGTTGTGCGAGCTGTCAGACTCTCCCTCCCTATAGATATATTCCATTCGcacatttccttttccattcttttttccctcttcttttttctgccccttcTGATTGTTCTCCCCTTCGCCCAATCGTCCGTTATCACCTTTTTGCCCGTTCCTGCATTTCTCTCTgcttttatttccctttacTAAACTGGCGTAGTGGTTATACTTGCGCATAACGTCCCTCGTGTCGTTGTCCACGTAGACGAAGTGGAGCTCCGCCATGGGttctgcggagggggggaggggcgatTAGCAGGTGGGGGAATGTCCACAAAATATGCACCCACAAATTATTCACACCAATAAAACCATCACAGTGCAAACGTGCAATACACGCGTGGCTCGGGGCCACCCCTCTTTTTCCTACCCCCGTGGCGGAGACAACTCCAGAAGTGATGAAggaagtttaaaaatttggcaaaaaaggggtccaCACTAGTGTGAAAAGACACCTCCGTTTTCTGGACGTAGAAAATTACATCACAcaggagaaataaaaaggcgtatattttataaactgCGTAGttcctttcgttttttatttccctcaTGTTGAAGATTCCTCTCTCGTTtgtctttctttctttcgcGTGGTGCAGGAAAAGGCCGTACGGTTTATGCGCCTCTTCTGGGGGGATGCCCAAATGGGGGTCCTCATCATGGGGCGACTTGCAGTCCTTTCCCATTCGCGTCTTCATCAGCATCTCCACTCGCGTCTCCACCCACTTCGCTTCTTTGTCCCACTTTCCACCGCGCAACGTGTGCAACTCGTTATATAATTTCCTTATGGAGGGGCAAGCCGTGTGGGACTTCCCCCCACTTTCTTCGCTCTCttctttctcccctttgtcTGCACCCCTCCCTGGTGTTCCCCCTGTAGGAACTTCCCCTCGGCCTTTATTCTGCCCGTCTAAGGCCACTTCCAGCCCCATCGTCCTCTCGTAAAACCTATTGGAGGAATGAACAAACTGATGAAAATAGTTTGTCAAACTTTgggcctccccttttttggaagaagACCCATAGTGGTACTTCCCCAATCCGAAATGGCACGACGTGGTTAAGTTTTCCCTTCCGATCACGTTGCACGAATCGACTGCGAGGAATAAAatcctttcatttttaaaaaaaataaaattgtaggCAAATAGCATATGAACGTAAATAAACCGGGAGGGTTCCCACTTGACATGCGATGGGAAGACGTGTTCTAAACAGTGCAGATTTACTAAGTCATTATTTTcgtcatatatttttccgCCCCCGTTGATTAGAAAATTTAGTTTCTCAATTGCTAACAAGCCATAATAGTATTTGCATcgtttttccgtttttcctttttctgcttttttgaagagcattttattttttaaataatttttggtGAAATCGTTTAACTCAACCTGTTCACTCTTCTGATGGCAGACGAGATTGACAAAATGGGTGGCGATCAGGTCGGcatctttttcctcctctttggAATCCGTCGTGGGAATTATCCCCACAACGCTGGCCTCTTCAATTCTGGAAAAGAAATCATAAAATTCTTGCAGGtttaatttgtattttacTTCGTCATTATATGTTAGCGTTTCCTTTAGGACAAGTTGAACAGTCGCCACATTGGGGGTTACACTTGCGAGGGGGAGatctctgtttttttttttgcacttccccTTCCGTGGGCTCCAACCACCATTCATGCTGCTACAACTGGTGCGCTCCTCAGTGAGCGGTTCGGCATTATATCGATTTTCGGCATTTCTACCCCCTTCATAGCCGCCTTGCCCTTCCGCTTCCAAATCGTTAGACGCGCCGCTCACCGTTGAAGGGCTCCCCTTATTGGTGCTTCCCTGCTCACTACTTTTTAACTCGTCTCCGTCTGATAAGCTGTGGCACGGAGATGGAACCTCTTCCCAAGGAGGTGGCGGCTCTTCCGAAGGGGATCCGAACCCCCCCTCACGTTTGCCCTCCTCATTGTCATCACCCCAGTTGtaataattcaaaaaataattcccacCGCCATTTTGCCCAATCGGTTGGTCTAACGTGCGTAgcgtatttttaattttataaattgtaaattcTTCACTAAAGTTTTCACTCCGTTGCGATTCTGTTCGATTTCTCGAAAGGTCCTTCGGGCAGTCATCCTCCATCTTCGTCCATTCGGAATTTCCGCATATGTTGTAATTTcactttgcacattttttttcaactcaATTAGCCAAAAGTACAAaggaacaacaaaaaaaaaaaaaaaaaaaaaaaaaaaaaaaaaaatagaagggGATATCCAGGTAGGCTAGGCCTGGGTGAGGGGAAATCTCTTATCACTTGGTGGatccttctttttcccctattGTGCAATTTCTGCCTTGAGAAATTTCACCTATACATGTGCGCCTGTGAACATGGGTAGGCATGCGGGGGGGAGTGTATCTGTAGGTAAGGGGCAGTCGTTCAAGCACACACATGCCTTTGTGCTGCCAAGGGGCAATTCTTTGTGCGTGTTATTTCTaccaaaaagataaaaaaaaagaaaaaagaatgaacggattaaccgcttcaccgATCAGGGAATGTGCCAAACGTAAGCGCCCGAATGACTGTAACGATTaagcagaaggggaagaggccACCCCGGAAAAATACCCTCCCACGTTTGTGACACTTCCTATTTTCTTTGCATCTCAGTTCAGTGACCCCTTTGGGCTGGTTTCCCAGGGGGTAGACCGCCAACGGGAAGAACACACTTATCGAAGATTGTCTCGTTTGGCACACccgtggggaaaaaacgcagaGGAGCCACCGACCCCTTTGGTGTTCCTCCCCTATAACGGTCTgtaattggaaaaaaagaatttttttttttttttttttttttcaagtttagggttattcaaaaaaaaagaaattaattgtAAATTTGGGGACGCAAACTGGGCGAAGtgtgtaaaattataaacaagGGTAgggcaaaaaggagggcaTGGAGAAGTGGGGACTGCATGAGGGGTAAGTTACTACAGGGGCAATTAAAAAGGATGTGGTGATGAGGTGATAAGATGATGAGGCTTACATTTCGGGTAGCCGTTAGAACAATTTTAAGAGCGCAGAAGAAATAGGCGTAGCGTTGGGGGGGCACCTACAACCCAGGCGAATGACACGCGTGTGTTATTAGCTGCTGCTGGGGAATGCGCCTCACCGGACGCGGCgccaaaaggaaaacgcgCCAGTATACGCATGGTGAAGACACTCGACTGACCATTTCTGGGTGCCCCTTCCCAACCCAAccacgcaaaagggggagggggaaccCGCACATGTTCCGGCAAATGGgcagcacacacacatacccGCTGGTTTTAGCCGGTGAAGTGCCGGGGAGGGCGCAGTggatcgaaaaaaaaagcaagaaATAGGTAGAAATATGTAGAAATAGGTGTAAATAGGTATAAATAGGTATAAATGGGTAGAAACAAAGTGGGTGCACTACGTGATCGCACTACGTGAACGCACGCGCGCCACCCCACAGCTGCGCAGAAGGCCTAGTCATTCTTCTTGTCGGCGGGCGGGGACTGAGCCACCACCTGGTGCTGCCCCTGGGTCAGCTTCTCGTGGCGGTTCTTGTCCACCTTATAGATGCACCTCTGGTATATGTAGCACAAAAAGATGACGTCGTCTCGAAAGCAAGAAAGCTTGTGCATCCACGGCATGTCGATTAGGAAAAAGGCAATGTCATCGATGAAGGTGTTGAGCGATTTGTAAATGAGAGCTTTCCATGGCAGGTGCTCCACAGATTTTAACTTATAATTTATGTACAGCTGCGGGGTCATCATAATGAAGCCAAAGGTGTATACAGTCCCAGCAAGCACGGAGATGATATAGGAGTACCAAGATTTGTATTTATAGTAAAAGAGAGAATATATAGCGTAGCCAATGAAGCAGGGGATGAGAACAATTCCAACGTACTTCACCGCAATTTTGTCATATTTCTTGGTCATCGATTCTgtgtagttttttttatctttcattATGATGTAGGGATAGGATTTGCTGAAGGAGACATGCACCGCCTTGGTAACTTTCCACGCGGAGAGGGCCACCCCCACAAACATCTCGAATAGGAGTAACCACGATGTGCTCTCAGAGTCGTACAGATACAACGCTAATATAATGTCGCACACGAAGGTGGTTATAACGCTAAGAGCTGAGAGCCCCTCCATGGACTCATTTTGGTACCAAAATTGCATATCATTTTtgaaggcgaaaaaggagaatACGGAatggagcaaaataaagagaGCAGAAAAGATCAGcatgtaaatatttgtagtcataataattttcttcatcatgtTAATTTCTTTCGTAGCTGTTGCGTTGGTCAAATTTTGGAAAGAAAACGTCTGGTTATTTTTGTCCATCATTTGTATTGATGTATCCATCTGttttatgaacatataatacataaagCTGCAGGTGCCGTAATTTATTTCAATTTGTACTAGCTTATTTTCGtccgcatttttttccatcacgTGGGAGTGAATATCCTTCTGACTCTTTGTTATCCTATACGGGTCATACACCGAGATGTAACTCGTCCTTTTGTccttatcttttaaaaaggtcCTATCTAATACGTAGTAATCCGTTTCTATGAGCCAAAAATCGGATAGAAATATCGGAGGGGTGTACGTACTGTTGTGTACGTTAATTTTCCACCTCTTCAAATGAGGCATATTAAATTCGCTAATTCGATGTTTCGCTTGATCATAAATAATGTTAATATCTATTCTCTTTTTGATGTGGTAgaattcttcttccttttttttttcccctttcttcttctcctctttctcctttatccttttcttcctatttttgAAACTGTCGTCCATcaaattgtatttttcttcttcctccgaTTCGAAGGGCTTCATTTTGACCGTCAGCGGGATGTTCTCAATTAAAAGGTGCTTCTTAAATTCGTCCTTTATGGTGCTGTTTAGTAGTGCGGCCCCGTTacgatttttataaaagtgaAGAGGAATCATAACGACGCTGAGGTACTTTTCTCCCTTCCAAGAATCGTCCAGGTAAAAGCTAAACTTATTCTGGTCATATTTGCTAAACTttttatatgtgtataattctttttccctCACTTGTATCATCTTACTCTTCTTTCTTATGTATTCATAATCCACTGAATGGTTGTTACTGAGAAATAGGTAGACGTCAAAAATGTCCCCATGTTCTAGGCTATTACTCAGCGTTAAGTTGTGGCCTTCTATTTTACTTCCACTTTTGGAtcccgttttgtttttccctccagATATGAAATACATCACCATGTGCATGATTAGCATTTGCACAATGATGGAGATAAGTTTCTGGAAAAATGGGGTCCTCGCATTTTCGTTTCCTCCTC
The DNA window shown above is from Plasmodium vivax chromosome 9, whole genome shotgun sequence and carries:
- a CDS encoding hypothetical protein (encoded by transcript PVX_092475A), with product MEDDCPKDLSRNRTESQRSENFSEEFTIYKIKNTLRTLDQPIGQNGGGNYFLNYYNWGDDNEEGKREGGFGSPSEEPPPPWEEVPSPCHSLSDGDELKSSEQGSTNKGSPSTVSGASNDLEAEGQGGYEGGRNAENRYNAEPLTEERTSCSSMNGGWSPRKGKCKKKNRDLPLASVTPNVATVQLVLKETLTYNDEVKYKLNLQEFYDFFSRIEEASVVGIIPTTDSKEEEKDADLIATHFVNLVCHQKSEQVELNDFTKNYLKNKMLFKKAEKGKTEKRCKYYYGLLAIEKLNFLINGGGKIYDENNDLVNLHCLEHVFPSHVKWEPSRFIYVHMLFAYNFIFFKNERILFLAVDSCNVIGRENLTTSCHFGLGKYHYGSSSKKGEAQSLTNYFHQFVHSSNRFYERTMGLEVALDGQNKGRGEVPTGGTPGRGADKGEKEESEESGGKSHTACPSIRKLYNELHTLRGGKWDKEAKWVETRVEMLMKTRMGKDCKSPHDEDPHLGIPPEEAHKPYGLFLHHAKERKTNERGIFNMREIKNERNYAVYKIYAFLFLLCDVIFYVQKTEVSFHTKPMAELHFVYVDNDTRDVMRKYNHYASLVKGNKSREKCRNGQKGDNGRLGEGENNQKGQKKEEGKKNGKGNVRMEYIYREGESDSSHNSHSSNSSDALCTSHVRDYYGEECERKLLSYAYSHYGMVEEIELRKMEKLIQKNIMKRVYPSGARGGAVGGVGAVGGVGAVGGVGAVGATGGCLPNCSVLIVLNTPLEKTNWYEYQEQESNSKLEYFPFFKYNICKYAKKRGKQKEPNLRQQLRPNSNVKSSPFEKKTSSASLYNDLFSSICNDEHFDVSNFNYAHPAFSLDLFRKRVSRLVYKQGGSGLEASQGKGGTQMGLQMGLQMAEPSLSSSESISYGEPPRSNFLPRWILPLLHANSAINNLVRYISTYDIFYKCKKWNSSRFGVGPASISRTLSSVNIEHLLNHDERESAQNGEASTANNYTKGSTRSEGSSSEESSQGDTEKGVDPRTEETQKGNKKQSTEPQLMDEKKAHQDENKRSDLSGDHFSPSGDHHFETNESNMMYTPQREGRNTHEENEKRFSPLHREQTHTSGKISSLRNYLQNGAHVGGDHAKEGGVEPNVNPSSSNTHQFILPLDVDYYLTIECIDHITQQCHTNLPNSLQKHPLVVNLLDLIETFLLFLMNKGFYILQETEEFHKTVNYFHPFFLISLGEAEQVGQGPHRWMAEQEGVRKNMLICLFMERALLRKGQQGDYKFREYYLFMKWAQRKVGREDAGGGSEGSDFAENDAVESDTRHGDLRSGDNTNQLEGDNNDPAEGKKTKKEKISAPRGRSPLHECLPHVGENFTNVCESVPNVNCREDLKLLKKKSGKFFAHVETQKYNFRNDRMYRNFVNLELKRKYSNAVILKMSGDFSLYLSGADLCSVHRQRRSHYLFKNFVATYDGLFLYQVRDSPHLFLFLNVEYECFYGCRFFRSVDCQTGYSQTVEGVNAGRSSTSGGGSTNSSANSSGSVRSRGDDSSAQLKGNGAAKLTQAKKDARFRPKVLIKAEATKGNSHNSPKEDPDNGRRQQNKGDERNGSAQFSANHDDATNRERYNVTEFMGNNVLIKSMPFFESCPMHLASTNAQGNEAENTFARTSVRATPNRYEDACAYANARARANETHFAQRRGAKLSRIWVYTPVMKSVRWRAKICIPLPLTQLYKMKKKLEKDEYFEFKKMDQVKEDIFVYMFLTHSEILIPQHTLALLTYPSFFFICSKRLLCEVNGILRQHEKRNAEFLQLKKRNLLQCNPLEKKHSYEFSIHLDILGTSYGSPENKSVLSECKHDDPLSPEQGDSEAVEKPLGSAEKETHHPTNCNNRSKQKYVILPLEHFYPSAELSNYRISIDFTHLES
- a CDS encoding hypothetical protein, conserved (encoded by transcript PVX_092480A), which codes for MGSALSAPSAAGGEANAANDNGGGNENARTPFFQKLISIIVQMLIMHMVMYFISGGKNKTGSKSGSKIEGHNLTLSNSLEHGDIFDVYLFLSNNHSVDYEYIRKKSKMIQVREKELYTYKKFSKYDQNKFSFYLDDSWKGEKYLSVVMIPLHFYKNRNGAALLNSTIKDEFKKHLLIENIPLTVKMKPFESEEEEKYNLMDDSFKNRKKRIKEKEEKKKGEKKKEEEFYHIKKRIDINIIYDQAKHRISEFNMPHLKRWKINVHNSTYTPPIFLSDFWLIETDYYVLDRTFLKDKDKRTSYISVYDPYRITKSQKDIHSHVMEKNADENKLVQIEINYGTCSFMYYMFIKQMDTSIQMMDKNNQTFSFQNLTNATATKEINMMKKIIMTTNIYMLIFSALFILLHSVFSFFAFKNDMQFWYQNESMEGLSALSVITTFVCDIILALYLYDSESTSWLLLFEMFVGVALSAWKVTKAVHVSFSKSYPYIIMKDKKNYTESMTKKYDKIAVKYVGIVLIPCFIGYAIYSLFYYKYKSWYSYIISVLAGTVYTFGFIMMTPQLYINYKLKSVEHLPWKALIYKSLNTFIDDIAFFLIDMPWMHKLSCFRDDVIFLCYIYQRCIYKVDKNRHEKLTQGQHQVVAQSPPADKKND